TCAAAAGATAAAACGACTTGGCTCCTTACCTCCACACTTTGGAACCGATACGTGTAGTATCCTTGTCTTGGCAAGATGTTAACGTAGTGGATCATATAATAAGCTCCGAGGTCAACCATCCACCAAGGATTCAACAATCCATTCTCCCAAAAGCTCGGCACATCATCATCAACTGCGTTGGATCTGTAAAGATTTTGGAATAAGTACTGACCACAATATaagtattaattttgtattgaAAGCTTGCTCGGGATGTATTAGCAACATACCAGTAGGGATTATACGTAGTACATGTGGAATTctgcaaaaaataaattgaattaattttagattttataaacAACACCTATCAGACTGCGAAAGGAAAGCATTcaaatcaaagtcattaacgcTTCCCTACCTACTTCCCACCTTGTCATCGAGTTCAGCTTTCAAATGTTTCACTCGAGCCTTTTCACGCATTCCGCACCCTTTACGGAAAGGTCAGGGATAAATGCTGTCGTCAAGACAAAAAACCAAATCCCCTATGTAGTATAACCGTATTGTACAGTATGTCTTAGACGTTTGACGCTTGTACTCACGAAAGAGCCAATGATGATAAAGGGTAAGTTGGTCGATATCTAGCCTTCTCCTGAAGAGGACCTCCTGGAGGAAGTGTTGCCGCATCAATTCTCACATAATAATTCGTCGATTCCATTCCTATGCCATAGATCTTGCAAGGCCCATTCGTTGCTTCGGAAATTGACGAAATAGGAGAAAGTAgttaaaatcataagaaaaaacaatttaggATGTGTGAACGCATTCAGCACTTATTCATTTACACAATAAATCATCCTTAACCTACCCTGTTATCAAACCAGCAAAATATGATTTCAAATCGTCATTTACTGCAGATTTTGTTTCGACTATAATCGCCCTTTATTCGTCATCAAATCTCGGTTCTTTCACTAATTCTACGGTCTTCAGAGTTAGAAACGCAGAAAAATAGACAAGGTGTTCACCCTTTTTCACCTGGTATAAGGAAGATATGGCACCGTTTCTGCCGCATCTACTACACACCATCCTAACTTAGGTGAAGGGTTTATAAGTCAAATCTTGAAAAAGCGGCAACGTCAGAAACGTACCACATGTTTGTAGTCATTTGTTTTGACTATAGTCATAGCatcttctatatactatataagttttGGATTATTTAGCGACTATTCACTTTATCTACATCCAGCCGTCCCCAGCTGTACATCCAACACATAATATCCATCTATGCAGTACAATGAATATGACCCACAGACATCGATACATGTAGAAACAAACAGAGATAACTGGACTAACCTGAGACTTCGTAGAAAAAGCATCTCTTCTGGGAGCATGTATTGGCACAGAGAATGCGCCCGGGAATATTGTAGATTGTGGGTTGCCAAAGTTGAACTGAAGGAGGAATGCACTGGAATCTTGGGCTATGGTATATTATCCCGGCGTTAATGCCCCTAGCAATCAGGCACATTGCAGTTACAGCGCTTAGGAGGATCTTCAGGTCCATCCCTAAAGATATATAGAGAATaagcatccatatatatatatatatatatatatatatatatatatatatatatatatatat
The sequence above is drawn from the Macrobrachium nipponense isolate FS-2020 chromosome 32, ASM1510439v2, whole genome shotgun sequence genome and encodes:
- the LOC135207566 gene encoding uncharacterized protein LOC135207566 isoform X1; its protein translation is MCLIARGINAGIIYHSPRFQCIPPSVQLWQPTIYNIPGRILCANTCSQKRCFFYEVSATNGPCKIYGIGMESTNYYVRIDAATLPPGGPLQEKARYRPTYPLSSLALSSNAVDDDVPSFWENGLLNPWWMVDLGAYYMIHYVNILPRQGYYTYRFQSVEVIRLVEQKTKSSVIARRSESPHRSHHGCCWLSRGTISVLWHEAEKLRFLNMCLKEHLRPEVLWFSSLITVTEKFALVLLHPRQPHSSCYRRLLEKDKCLLSPEFTMS
- the LOC135207566 gene encoding uncharacterized protein LOC135207566 isoform X2 — its product is MCLIARGINAGIIYHSPRFQCIPPSVQLWQPTIYNIPGRILCANTCSQKRCFFYEVSATNGPCKIYGIGMESTNYYVRIDAATLPPGGPLQEKARYRPTYPLSSLALSSNAVDDDVPSFWENGLLNPWWMVDLGAYYMIHYVNILPRQGYYTYRFQSVEVRAGPQLKTDGNLTQWELVGFYPGVYAGGNARIQFNNTQGVCGRFLSVQRNNSLNDVLALADVLVYVRKSPYN